The nucleotide window CACGAGGATGCGGCCGGTCGCACCCCAGACCACGTAGTCGCCGACGCGGAAGAAGTGGAGTCGGATATCGCCGTAGTGAGGGTGATCGCGGCGTTCGGAATCGTAGTTGTCGGGATCGGTGAGCGCCGCGATCGGGAGCACGACGACCTCGGCGACCTCGTGCTCGTCGGGGACATACTCGCGATCGGGGACGCGCGCGACGAACGGCCGGACGGCGTAGCGCGTGATGGTACGGATATCGTCGAGTCGGCCGACGACCTCGGCGGTGTCAGGGTCGAGACCGATCTCCTCGTCGGCCTCGCGCAGCGCGGTTGCAGTCAGATCATCGTCGATCGGCTCGCGCCCGCCGCCGGGGAAGCTCATCTGTCCGGGGTGTTCGCCGAGGTGGTCGGCGCGCTTGGTGAAGAGGAGATGTGCGCCGCCGTAGTCGTCCGGGCGCTCGCGCGTGATGACCGGCACGAGCACGGCCGCGTCGCGCTGCTCGTCGGTGACGCCCGTGGCGGCGTGCTCGGCGACCCGCGCGAGATGCATACCGTCGTGAGACGCCGACGGGGCTTAATTCGTCCGCTCCGTTCGTCTCGGGACGATCGTTTCGGGTCGTTTATGCCACCGCCGTTCGTCCCCTCGACAGCATGATCGGATCGCAGCGTGACCGGCGGCGACCGGCAGGAGCCTGACGTGGCGACCGAATCCGCGGACATCCTCGACCGGCGCTCGATCGGGAAGATGCTCGTCGGCTTCCTCATCGCCGCCGTGCTCCTCTACTTCCTCGGCAACGTCGTCGGCTGGGCCGACATCGCCGACGCGCTCGCGCGTGCCGACCTCCGCTGGGTGGCCGTCGCTTGTCTCTGTACCTGTGGCTACCTGCTCGCGTGGACGAAGACCTGGCAGGTCGTCCTCGATGCCGGCGGGATCGAGATTCCTTACCGGGAGCTGATTCCGACCTATCTCGCGGCGACGTTCGCGAACTACACGACGCCGTTCGGTCAGGCCGGCGGCGAACCGTTCATCGCCTACGTCCTCTCGGCCGACACCGAGGCGAGCTACGAAGAGAGTCTCGCAAGCGTCTCGACGGCCGATCTGATGCATCTGCTGCCCTTTTTCACCTTCGCCGGCATCGGGCTCGCGGCGCTCGCGATCACCGGGACAGTGCCGCCGGGCGCGAGTTCGATCCTGATCGGACTCGCCGCCATCGCCATCGGCATACCGGCGATCGTCTACGGTGCGTGGCGACGGCGCGATCTCGTCGAGCGGATCATCACAACGCTCGCCCGTCCGGTGACGACACGCACCGATCGGGTGTCGATGGAGCGGATCGAGACGCGCATCGACACCTTCTACAGCCAGATCGCGCGCATCGCCGCGGAGCCGCGCGATCTGCTCGTCGGGATCGTCTACTCGTATCTCGGCTGGATCTGTTTCGCCGCGCCGCTGTATTTCGCCGCGCTCGCACTCTCGTTGCCGGTCGATCCGCTGCTGGTCGCCTTCCTCGCCCCCGCGAGCTCGCTCGCCGGCTTCGTCCCGACGCCGGGCGGTCTCGGCGGCGTCTCGACGGCGATGGTCGCACTCGTGGTCGCGCTCACCCCCGTCGGTGCCGGCGCGGCGGCCGCGCTCGCGATCCTCTATCGGGCGACGAGCTACGTGTTTGCACTCATCGTCTGTGGCCCGGCCGCGCTCTACGTCACCGCCCGCGCCTGATCAGTCGCCCGCGGCCGCATCGAGTCGATCACGCACGCCGTCGAGGGCGATCGGGGCCCACGTTTCGAGATCGTAGCTCACGTCGAGCAGCCGCGCGATACGTTCGTGATCGTCCTCGGCGACCGCACGCGCCGCGTCCGCGCGGAACCGCTCCTCGACGACTGCCCCAAGTGCTGCGCGATCGGGCGTACAGGCATCGACGTCGAGGATGTGTGGCAGGTCCTCGGCACCGTCGGGAAGCGCCGGGAACGCCGTCGGACCGGCGGCGAGCAGCCGTTCGTCCGCGGTCCGGTCGGCGATCGTATCGGGATCGAACGCGACGAGTCGATAGGCCGCGAGCGCCGCGTCGACGTCCGGGCTGTCGAACTTCGCACCGCGCTTGAACGCGAGTTCGTCGCCCGCGGTGGCGAGTTCGCTCCGCGAAAGTGCGCCGAAGAGATCGACGATGCCGGCGAGCTCGTCGTGGGTCAGCTTCATTCGATCGTCCTACCGTGGGCCACGGGTTAGTCCTTTGCTGCCGCGAGATCGGCCCGAACCGCTGCCCGGACCTCGTTGGGGTCGAGCGGTGCGTCGGTCCACGCCGGCAGCCGATCGTCGATCTCGGGTGGCTCGATGGCCGCCGCGTAGTCGCCGACCTGCGCGCGTTCGTCGTCGGCGTCGTACTCCAGCCCGTTGTGGGTGGCGTCGGCGGCGTACTGGCGGACGAACCGCGCCGCCGTCCGCTCGTAGCGCGCCGGCAAGGTATCGTACGCGGGGCGCACGCCGTGTCCTTCGACCGCGCGCAGCAGCGCTCGCCCGACCTCCCGGCTCATCGCTGCCAGGCCGTCGGCCCCCGACACCGACCGGTGATCGTGGACGTCGATCCCGAGATCGACCTGTGCGGTGTCCGCAAACCCTGCCTCGTCGAATGCGGTCGCCAGCCCGTCGATTTCAAGCCCCCAGCCCCGGCCG belongs to Halococcus qingdaonensis and includes:
- a CDS encoding lysylphosphatidylglycerol synthase transmembrane domain-containing protein; this encodes MATESADILDRRSIGKMLVGFLIAAVLLYFLGNVVGWADIADALARADLRWVAVACLCTCGYLLAWTKTWQVVLDAGGIEIPYRELIPTYLAATFANYTTPFGQAGGEPFIAYVLSADTEASYEESLASVSTADLMHLLPFFTFAGIGLAALAITGTVPPGASSILIGLAAIAIGIPAIVYGAWRRRDLVERIITTLARPVTTRTDRVSMERIETRIDTFYSQIARIAAEPRDLLVGIVYSYLGWICFAAPLYFAALALSLPVDPLLVAFLAPASSLAGFVPTPGGLGGVSTAMVALVVALTPVGAGAAAALAILYRATSYVFALIVCGPAALYVTARA
- a CDS encoding NUDIX hydrolase, translated to MHLARVAEHAATGVTDEQRDAAVLVPVITRERPDDYGGAHLLFTKRADHLGEHPGQMSFPGGGREPIDDDLTATALREADEEIGLDPDTAEVVGRLDDIRTITRYAVRPFVARVPDREYVPDEHEVAEVVVLPIAALTDPDNYDSERRDHPHYGDIRLHFFRVGDYVVWGATGRILVQFLELTTDWRVPDDPDRVVDSDADFPV
- a CDS encoding DUF7109 family protein, producing MKLTHDELAGIVDLFGALSRSELATAGDELAFKRGAKFDSPDVDAALAAYRLVAFDPDTIADRTADERLLAAGPTAFPALPDGAEDLPHILDVDACTPDRAALGAVVEERFRADAARAVAEDDHERIARLLDVSYDLETWAPIALDGVRDRLDAAAGD